One window from the genome of Magnolia sinica isolate HGM2019 chromosome 4, MsV1, whole genome shotgun sequence encodes:
- the LOC131244066 gene encoding uncharacterized protein LOC131244066, whose protein sequence is MEEETNTNCCFCKIRYLTDVSIFTSTFPATMSPSSSSSFTSHHNSLKLSATMTKIPSPNVHSNNHNEDLELIVLVHLKQNYNLMVQSHRAATRYIRRQSSIVEDAFPNHHCFVSLSEEGREICVSHILSGMDVSPDVIQELVPLITSFCHEKATEAVQAEQDYLTISMDIEISTTKVLKAEKCSGTNVGEECMICLDVFLIGTVVTSMPCSHMFHPARLHCWMVEGS, encoded by the coding sequence aTGGAAGAAGAAACCAACACAAATTGCTGTTTCTGTAAAATACGATATCTTACAGACGTTAGTATCTTCACCTCAACCTTTCCTGCAACCatgtctccttcttcttcctcctcttttaCAAGCCATCATAATTCTCTGAAACTCTCTGCAacaatgacaaaaataccctcccCCAACGTCCACAGCAACAACCACAATGAAGATCTTGAACTCATTGTATTAGTTCACCTAAAACAGAATTACAATTTGATGGTGCAATCCCACCGCGCTGCCACTCGCTACATTCGACGCCAATCTAGTATTGTTGAAGATGCCTTtccaaaccatcattgcttcgtCTCTCTTTCTGAAGAAGGTAGAGAGATCTGCGTCTCACATATACTTAGTGGTATGGATGTTAGCCCCGACGTCATACAGGAATTGGTACCGCTGATCACTTCTTTCTGCCATGAGAAGGCGACGGAGGCGGTACAAGCAGAACAGGATTATCTAACGATCTCGATGGATATCGAGATTTCTACGACGAAGGTGTTGAAAGCAGAAAAATGTAGTGGGACGAATGTGGGTGAAGAGTGCATGATTTGTCTAGATGTGTTCTTGATCGGGACGGTGGTGACCAGCATGCCATGTTCGCATATGTTCCATCCTGCGCGCTTGCATTGTTGGATGGTTGAAGGCAGCTAG